From Corvus hawaiiensis isolate bCorHaw1 chromosome 13, bCorHaw1.pri.cur, whole genome shotgun sequence, one genomic window encodes:
- the MAPK6 gene encoding mitogen-activated protein kinase 6: protein MAEKFESLMNIHGFDLGSRYMDLKPLGCGGNGLVFSAVDNDCDKRVAVKKIVLTDPQSVKHALREIKIIRRLDHDNIVKVFEILGPSGSQLTDDVGSLTELNCVYIVQEYMETDLANLLEQGPLLEDHARLFMYQLLRGLKYIHSANVLHRDLKPANLFINTEDLVLKIGDFGLARIMDPHYSHKGHLSEGLVTKWYRSPRLLLSPNNYTKAIDMWAAGCIFAEMLTGKTLFAGAHELEQMQLILESIPVVHEEDRQELLNVIPVYIRNDMTEPHRPLTQLLPGISPEALDFLEQILTFSPMDRLTAEEALSHPYMSIYSFPTDEPISSHPFHIEDEVDDILLMDESHSHIYNWERFHESQFSDHDWPIHNNYEADEVQRDPRALSDVTDEEEVQVDPRKYLDGDREKYLEDPAFDTHFSTEPCWQYSDHHENKYCDLECSHTCNYKMRSSSYLDNLVWRDSEVNHYYEPKLIIDLSNWKEQSKEKSDKKGKSKCEKNGLVKAQIALEEASQQLVEKEREKNQGFDFDSFIAETIQLSLQHESTDVDKLNDLNSSVSQIELKGIISKSVSREKQEKGMANLAQLEALYQTSWDSQFVSGGEGCFLIDQFCCEVRKDEQVEKENTYTSYLDKFFSKKEDAEMLEPEPVEEGKLGEKEREESFLSNSGELLFNKQLEAIGIPQFHSPVGSPLKSIQATLTPSAMKSSPQIPHKTYSSILKHLN from the exons atggcGGAAAAATTTGAAAGTCTCATGAACATTCATGGTTTTGATCTGGGCTCTCGGTATATGGACTTAAAACCACTGGGCTGTGGTGGAAACGGCTTAGTTTTTTCTGCTGTCGATAATGACTGTGACAAAAGAGTAGCTGTCAAGAAAATTGTCCTTACAGATCCCCAGAGTGTTAAACATGCTCTACGTGAGATCAAAATTATTAGAAGACTTGACCACGATAACATTGTCAAAGTATTTGAAATTCTTGGTCCCAGTGGAAGCCAGTTAACAGATGACGTGGGCTCCCTGACAGAATTGAACTGTGTTTACATTGTCCAGGAATACATGGAGACAGATCTGGCTAATTTGCTAGAGCAAGGCCCTTTACTGGAAGATCATGCCAGACTTTTCATGTACCAGCTGCTACGTGGGCTCAAGTATATTCACTCTGCAAATGTTCTGCATAGAGATCTCAAACCAGCCAATCTTTTCATTAATACTGAAGACTTGGTGCTGAAGATTGGTGACTTTGGTCTTGCACGAATCATGGATCCTCATTATTCCCACAAG gGCCATCTTTCTGAAGGATTGGTTACTAAATGGTACAGATCGCCCCggcttttgctttctcctaacAACTACACTAAAGCCATTGACATGTGGGCTGCAGGTTGCATCTTTGCTGAAATGCTGACTGGGAAAACCCTCTTTGCAG GTGCACATGAACTTGAACAGATGCAGTTGATTCTAGAATCAATTCCTGTTGTACATGAGGAGGACCGTCAGGAGCTTCTCAATGTAATTCCAGTTTACATTAGAAACGATATGACTGAGCCACACAGACCTTTAACTCAGTTGCTTCCAGGCATCAGTCCTGAAG cACTGGACTTTCTGGAGCAAATTTTGACATTTAGTCCCATGGATCGATTGACAGCAGAAGAAGCTTTGTCCCATCCTTACATGAGCATCTATTCCTTTCCAACGGATGAGCCTATTTCAAGTCATCCTTTTCACATTGAAGATGAGGTTGATGATATTCTGCTAATGGATGAAAGTCACAGCCATATTTATAATTGGGAAAG ATTCCATGAAAGTCAGTTCTCAGACCATGACTGGCCTATTCATAATAACTATGAAGCTGATGAAGTTCAGCGTGATCCAAGGGCTCTTTCTGATGTTACTGATGAAGAAGAAGTGCAAGTAGATCCTCGCAAATATTTGGATGGAGATCGTGAAAAGTACCTGGAGGATCCTGCCTTTGACACCCACTTCTCTACTGAGCCTTGCTGGCAGTACTCAGATCACCACGAAAACAAGTATTGTGATCTGGAATGTAGTCACACTTGCAATTACAAAATGAGGTCATCTTCATACCTAGATAATTTAGTTTGGCGAGACAGTGAGGTTAACCATTACTATGAGCCCAAGCTTATTATAGATCTGTCAAACTGGAaggaacaaagcaaagaaaagtctGACAAGAAAGGCAAGTCTAAATGTGAAAAGAATGGGTTGGTGAAAGCTCAGATAGCGCTTGAGGAAGCATCACAGCAACTtgttgaaaaagaaagggagaagaatCAGGGGTTTGACTTTGATTCTTTCATAGCAGAAACCATCCAGCTTAGTTTACAACATGAGTCTACTGATGTTGATAAATTAAATGACTTGAACAGTTCAGTGTCTCAGATAGAGTTGAAAGGAATAATATCAAAGTCGGTaagcagagagaagcaggagaaaggaatggCCAATTTGGCACAGTTAGAAGCTCTGTACCAAACTTCTTGGGACAGTCAGTTTGTCAGTGGTGGGGAGGGGTGCTTCCTCATAGACCAGTTCTGTTGCGAAGTAAGGAAAGATGAACaagttgaaaaagaaaatacttacaCCAGTTACTTGGACAAATTTTTTAGTAAGAAAGAAGATGCTGAAATGCTAGAACCTGAGCCAGTAGAAGAGGGGAAGCttggggagaaggaaagagaagagagctTTCTCAGTAACAGTGGAGAGCTCCTCTTCAACAAGCAGCTTGAGGCCATAGGTATTCCTCAGTTCCACAGCCCTGTTGGTTCGCCTCTGAAGTCAATCCAGGCCACACTAACGCCTTCTGCTATGAAATCATCTCCCCAGATTCCCCACAAAACCTACAGCAGCATTCTGAAACATCTAAACTAA